Genomic window (Buchnera aphidicola (Kaburagia rhusicola ensigallis)):
GTTTTGGATATGTTAATGGTATAAGCGTAAATAAGTATACTATTATAGATTACGATGCTGACATTAGAATAATTTATAATCATGATAAAGTTTATTTAAATATTATTCGTAACGCTCTTACTTGCGTTTTGGGGTATGCTGTAAAAGAGTTGTGGCCTAATGCTAAAATTGGTAAGAAGTCTGTTATAGAAAATGGATTTTATTGCGATATAGATGTAAACTTCACGTTTAGAGATACAGATTTAACTTTATTAGAAAGTCGTATGTTAGATATAATTCAAAGAAAATATGATGTTTGTGTGCAGAAAGTAACATGGAAGAAAGCGTACGAAATATTTGAAAAATGTTCTGAAATATATAAATTACTAATTTTAAAAAATGATTTTGATATTAATCAAATCGTTTCTTTATGTTTTCATCAAACGTATGTTGATTTTCAATGCGGAATTGCAATTCCTAATATTTCTGTTTGTCGTTATTTTAAATTACAAAAATTTTCTGGTGTATATTGGAATGGAAAAACAGAAAATAAAATCTTACAAAGAATTTATGGAACGGCGTGGAGTACATCGAATGAATTAAAAATGCATTTGGAATATGTACATCAGTCTGAGAAAAGAGATCATAGAAAAATATCTAAGAAATTAAGTTTGTATCATATTCAAGAAGAATCTCCAGGTATGATTTTTTGGCATCATAATGGTTTGGTTGTTTTCCGAGAATTAAAAAAATTTATGCGTGAGAAACTATGGAAGTACAGATATCAGGAAGTTCAAACACCGTTGATTATGAATCAAAAAGTTTGGAAAGATAGTGGTCATTTAGATAATTATCGAGAATTTATGTTTATGACGCATTCGGAAAACAATGTTTATGGAATAAAACCTATGAATTGTCCTGGTCATGTTCAAATTTTCAATTGTATTTTACATTCTTATCGAGATCTTCCTATTCGTATGTCGGAATTTGGAAGTTGTCATCGCAATGAACCATCAGGTTCTTTACATGGATTAATGAGGATTAGAAATTTTACGCAAGATGACGCTCATATTTTTTGTAGAAAAGATCAAATTCGAAGTGAAATCGGTAATTGCATAAAGATGATATATGATGTTTATGCAATTTTTGGTTTTAAAAAAATTTTGGTAAGGTTATCTACTCGACCTAGCAATAGAATTGGAAGTGACGAGACATGGGATAGAGCTGAAAATGATTTAGCAACGTCATTGAAAGAAAGTGGTGTATCATTTGAATATCAACAAGGAGAAGGAGCATTTTACGGTCCTAAGATCGAATTGTCTTTACGTGATTGTTTAGGAAGAATTTGGCAATGCGCAACTATACAACTAGATTTTTATTTGCCTAAGCGTTTAGGTGCTTTTTACATTGATAAAAATAATGAAAAAAAAGAACCTATAATAATTCATAGAGCAGTATTAGGATCAATTGAACGATTTATAGGGATTTTAATAGAAGAATATTCTGGTAATTTTCCAGTGTGGTTAGCTCCGGTACAGGTAGTTTTGATTAGTGTAAACAAGCAACATGTAAAATATATTACAACGTTATTTAATAGTTGGCTTAATTTAGGTATACGAGTTGAAGTAGATATAAGAAATGAAAAAATTGGTTTTAAGATTAGAGAGCAAATTTTAAAGAAAATTCCATATATTGTTATTTGCGGTGATAAAGAAGTAATGAGTAATAAAATTACTTTTAGAATGCGTTCTGGGAAAAATGTTGTATTAGTAGATACACAATATTTTATTAAAAAGCTAAATACAGAAATTATAAATCGAAGTTTACATTTATCGGAGGAATAAAGTATTAAAGGTGGAAAGAGAGTACAAATCATAAAACCTAATCGAATAAATCATGAAATTCGTGCTTTGAAAGTTCGTCTTTCTGGTTTTAATGGAGAACAGATTGGTATTGTTACTTTAAAAGACGCTTTAAATAAAGCAAAAGAAATAGGAGCAGATTTAGTTGA
Coding sequences:
- the thrS gene encoding threonine--tRNA ligase, which translates into the protein MPVITLLDGSKLIYKNAISVLDIVKNISPSLVKNCCFGYVNGISVNKYTIIDYDADIRIIYNHDKVYLNIIRNALTCVLGYAVKELWPNAKIGKKSVIENGFYCDIDVNFTFRDTDLTLLESRMLDIIQRKYDVCVQKVTWKKAYEIFEKCSEIYKLLILKNDFDINQIVSLCFHQTYVDFQCGIAIPNISVCRYFKLQKFSGVYWNGKTENKILQRIYGTAWSTSNELKMHLEYVHQSEKRDHRKISKKLSLYHIQEESPGMIFWHHNGLVVFRELKKFMREKLWKYRYQEVQTPLIMNQKVWKDSGHLDNYREFMFMTHSENNVYGIKPMNCPGHVQIFNCILHSYRDLPIRMSEFGSCHRNEPSGSLHGLMRIRNFTQDDAHIFCRKDQIRSEIGNCIKMIYDVYAIFGFKKILVRLSTRPSNRIGSDETWDRAENDLATSLKESGVSFEYQQGEGAFYGPKIELSLRDCLGRIWQCATIQLDFYLPKRLGAFYIDKNNEKKEPIIIHRAVLGSIERFIGILIEEYSGNFPVWLAPVQVVLISVNKQHVKYITTLFNSWLNLGIRVEVDIRNEKIGFKIREQILKKIPYIVICGDKEVMSNKITFRMRSGKNVVLVDTQYFIKKLNTEIINRSLHLSEE